The genomic interval CTCtctccatggtcatccaataatATCCACTCCTGAGGATTTTTCAGGCCAAAAAATGACCTCCTGCATAGGTGCCACAAACTCCTTCATGAACCTTCTACATGATATGTTTGGCTTCTTGCTCCTCTACACATCGTAGGAGAGTCATGTCGTGGTTTCTCTTGTACACTACTTCTCTGTCCAGGAAGAATCCCATGGCCAGCCTTCTAATTTTCTTTCAATCGTTATTGGTGGCTCCTTTGGGATACTCTTGTTGTTGGATGTATGTCTTGATATCAAGGAACCACGGTTTCTCATCGATCTCTTCTGTCATTGTGCAATATGTAGGTTTAGCCTGCACCCTTATACGAATTGGCTCAATCTCCATACCAGTTCCCCTTTGATCAAAGCTGCCAATGTCGCCAGTGCATCGGtaatcaaattattttctcttagtAGGTGGGAAAAGCTGACAAGATCAAATTCCCTAATCATCCCCTGGATGTACTCTTGATATGGTAGCAACTTGGCATCTTGTGTTTCCCACTCTTTATTTAACTGATGAATAACTAAAGCTGAATCTCCTTGGATAGCCATTTCTTTAATGCCCTTGTCAATGGCAGCCTGCAAACCCAACGCACATGCCTCATATATGGCTACATTGTTAGTAGAAGGAAAAGTAAGTTTGGCCACGACCAGGTAATGCTTCCCTTCCGGTGATATGAGCACGGACCCTACTTCATATCCCCACACATTGACTGATCCATTAAACAACATCATCCATCCTATCTGATCTCCTTTTTCTTGGCTTACTGAGTCAATGTCCATATCTGGGAAATCAAACTCCATGGCACTACCCTTAATGGCCTTTCTCGTCACATAAGTAATATCATACTCAGTTAACAACATCTGCCACCGAGCCACCCGACTTGTTACTGCTGGCTTTTCAAAGACATTCATAATTGGGTCCATTTTGGAGATTAACCATGTCGTGTAATACAATGTGTATTGCCTCAGTCTGCTGACCACCCATACCAAAGTGCAACAAATTTATTCCAAATCAGAATACTTAGACTCGCATTCTGTGAACTTCT from Malania oleifera isolate guangnan ecotype guangnan chromosome 9, ASM2987363v1, whole genome shotgun sequence carries:
- the LOC131163463 gene encoding uncharacterized protein LOC131163463; this encodes MDPIMNVFEKPAVTSRVARWQMLLTEYDITYVTRKAIKGSAMEFDFPDMDIDSVSQEKGDQIGWMMLFNGSVNVWGYEVGSVLISPEGKHYLVVAKLTFPSTNNVAIYEACALGLQAAIDKGIKEMAIQGDSALVIHQLNKEWETQDAKLLPYQEYIQGMIREFDLVSFSHLLRENNLITDALATLAALIKGELFKVRHHNSTPYRPQMNGAVKATNKNIKNILEKMMETYKDWHDKLPFALLAYRTMVRTPAGATPLSLVYGMEVVVLLEVEIPSLRVLKEAELIEAKWIQSRYNQVNLIKEKIMVAIAHGQLYQRKMTRAFYK